One part of the Arthrobacter tumbae genome encodes these proteins:
- a CDS encoding AGE family epimerase/isomerase → MTWLNSAAHARWLEAETDRLFTFAAGSKVPTGFGWLDNYGAVSPDKPTHLWITARMIHSFSVAALMGRPGTALLVDHGIAALNGVFHDDEFGGWFAEVDDNGPVNDIKSGYQHSFVLLAAASAVAAGRPGAQDLLDEALRIADTKFWDHESDMCFDSWNREFTETEDYRGGNASMHSVEAYLIVADVTGENRWIERALRIAEVLIHNFARNNNYRVFEHFDAGWNPLPEYNTDDRASQFRAYGGTPGHWIEWSRLLLHLRAGLEARGMDAPTWLLEDSKGLFDATIRDAWEPDGHPGFVYSVDWDGNPVVTTRIRWVPAEAIGGAAALYSVTGDKKYADWYERIWDHARDWFIDYEHGSWKQELDENGDVTSTVWSGKADVYHLWHCLVIPRLPLAPGLAPALAAGLLDAHL, encoded by the coding sequence ATGACGTGGCTGAACAGTGCCGCCCACGCACGATGGCTCGAGGCGGAAACCGACCGGCTTTTCACATTCGCCGCGGGGTCCAAGGTGCCGACGGGGTTTGGTTGGCTCGACAACTACGGTGCCGTATCTCCTGACAAACCGACTCACCTCTGGATTACTGCCCGGATGATTCACAGCTTCTCGGTCGCCGCCCTGATGGGTCGTCCGGGTACTGCATTACTCGTCGACCACGGCATCGCCGCCCTCAACGGGGTCTTCCATGACGATGAATTCGGTGGTTGGTTTGCTGAAGTCGACGACAACGGACCGGTGAACGACATAAAGTCCGGTTACCAACACTCTTTCGTGCTTCTTGCAGCTGCCAGCGCTGTTGCTGCAGGGCGACCCGGAGCCCAAGACCTGCTCGACGAGGCTCTGCGTATCGCTGATACCAAGTTCTGGGACCACGAATCTGACATGTGTTTCGACTCATGGAACCGCGAATTCACGGAAACGGAGGATTACCGCGGCGGCAACGCGAGTATGCATTCCGTGGAGGCCTACCTCATCGTGGCGGATGTGACCGGGGAGAACCGATGGATCGAACGTGCCCTCCGAATCGCCGAGGTGCTCATCCACAACTTCGCGCGCAACAACAACTACCGGGTGTTCGAGCACTTCGACGCCGGGTGGAACCCGCTGCCTGAATACAACACCGATGACCGGGCCAGCCAGTTCCGAGCCTATGGCGGAACTCCGGGACACTGGATTGAATGGTCGCGGCTGCTCCTTCACCTCCGCGCCGGACTCGAGGCTCGCGGAATGGATGCGCCAACGTGGCTTCTTGAAGACTCGAAAGGTTTGTTCGACGCCACCATCCGCGATGCCTGGGAGCCGGACGGCCATCCTGGCTTTGTTTACTCGGTCGACTGGGACGGTAACCCCGTGGTGACTACCCGCATACGATGGGTTCCCGCAGAGGCAATCGGTGGTGCAGCAGCTCTATACAGTGTCACCGGAGATAAGAAGTATGCCGACTGGTATGAGCGCATTTGGGATCACGCCCGGGACTGGTTCATCGACTACGAGCACGGGTCCTGGAAGCAGGAGCTCGATGAGAACGGCGACGTCACCTCGACTGTGTGGTCGGGCAAGGCTGATGTCT
- a CDS encoding TetR family transcriptional regulator, with translation MNDDGVPSLRARRRLDTEREIHRAALELFEEQGIQTTTVQQIADRAGVSSRTFFRYFTRKEHAALPGQHRMLAGVRGFETSAANPAELLRDIEAMAESVMALETSGDYGDHARVMRLLAKEPELLALAAAQDQVLAGELRARIASQVEAKVDSLTVLLLTEVAVAVWRASWARWGELAAGEKAYDPVEVYRETRAELRRVVG, from the coding sequence ATGAACGACGACGGCGTCCCCTCCTTACGTGCACGACGGCGCCTCGACACTGAGCGGGAAATCCACCGGGCGGCGCTGGAGCTATTTGAGGAGCAGGGCATCCAGACGACGACGGTTCAGCAGATCGCCGACCGGGCCGGCGTCTCGTCGAGGACGTTCTTTCGATACTTCACGCGGAAGGAGCACGCGGCGTTGCCCGGGCAGCATCGGATGCTGGCGGGTGTGCGGGGGTTCGAAACGTCGGCTGCCAACCCTGCGGAGCTGTTGCGGGACATCGAAGCGATGGCCGAGTCCGTGATGGCGTTGGAGACCAGCGGGGACTACGGCGACCATGCGCGCGTAATGCGTCTCTTGGCAAAGGAACCGGAGCTTCTCGCGTTGGCAGCGGCGCAGGACCAGGTGCTGGCCGGCGAGTTGCGCGCCCGGATCGCATCTCAGGTTGAGGCCAAGGTCGATTCGCTGACCGTGTTGCTGCTGACCGAGGTGGCGGTTGCGGTGTGGCGTGCGTCGTGGGCGCGGTGGGGCGAACTCGCAGCGGGCGAGAAGGCGTATGACCCGGTGGAGGTGTATCGGGAGACCCGGGCTGAGTTGCGGCGGGTGGTCGGGTAG
- a CDS encoding DHA2 family efflux MFS transporter permease subunit, whose protein sequence is MPPSPVREDQSVHLATAVEPQAPTRVAPIIAVLALSAFVMILNETVVGVALPNLMQEYSVTATTVQWLTTGFLLTMAVVIPTTGFMLQRFTTRTLFTTALLLFIAGTLLAALAPTFGIILIARVIQAGGTAIILPLLMTTTLTSVAPAHRGTVMGLNSVVISVAPAIGPALSGVVVSALGWRWIFGLMLPVIAVVFVLGLVLLRKGGETRKAPLDALSVVLSAMGFGGLVYALASIDAVLDGAWLPVAALVLGVLALAAFVRRQLRLQRTSDSALLDLRPFAVHNFRVSVAILMVVFAAMIGTVTVLPIYLQTGLGASVLTTGLLLLPGGLIQGIVSPIIGRLYDAVGPRPLVIPGALLVAGGQWWLSTLNAETPLPLVGGMYVMFSVGLAMLMTPLMTAALSALPRNLYGHGSASLNTLQQLAGAAGTAILVAALTVGAATASAGGAAEGAAQASGAQAAFVVGGVLALVGVVMSPFVRRVKDNGARG, encoded by the coding sequence ATGCCGCCATCTCCCGTCCGCGAGGACCAGTCCGTTCACCTGGCCACCGCCGTCGAACCTCAAGCACCTACCCGCGTCGCGCCGATCATCGCGGTGCTCGCGCTGTCCGCGTTCGTGATGATCCTGAACGAGACCGTGGTGGGCGTCGCCCTGCCGAACCTCATGCAGGAGTACTCCGTCACCGCCACCACCGTGCAGTGGCTCACTACCGGGTTCCTCCTCACCATGGCCGTGGTCATCCCCACCACCGGGTTCATGCTGCAGCGCTTCACCACGCGCACCCTCTTCACCACGGCGCTCCTGCTGTTCATCGCCGGCACCCTGCTCGCCGCCCTCGCGCCGACCTTCGGTATCATCCTCATCGCCCGCGTGATCCAGGCCGGCGGCACCGCGATCATCCTGCCGCTACTGATGACCACCACGCTCACCTCGGTTGCACCCGCCCACCGCGGCACGGTCATGGGCCTGAACTCTGTGGTCATCTCGGTGGCGCCGGCCATCGGGCCAGCGCTGTCCGGCGTCGTGGTCTCCGCGCTCGGCTGGCGCTGGATCTTCGGGCTCATGCTGCCGGTGATCGCCGTCGTCTTCGTTCTCGGGCTGGTGCTCCTGAGAAAGGGAGGCGAGACGCGCAAGGCTCCGCTCGACGCGCTCTCCGTGGTGCTGTCCGCAATGGGCTTCGGCGGCCTCGTCTACGCGCTCGCCTCGATCGACGCAGTACTCGACGGTGCGTGGCTTCCGGTCGCTGCGCTGGTGCTCGGCGTCCTAGCCCTTGCTGCGTTTGTGCGCCGCCAGCTTCGACTGCAGCGCACCTCCGACTCCGCCCTGCTGGACCTCCGCCCGTTCGCCGTGCATAACTTCCGGGTCTCCGTGGCCATTCTGATGGTGGTCTTCGCGGCCATGATCGGCACCGTCACCGTCCTCCCGATCTATCTGCAGACCGGCCTCGGCGCGAGCGTGTTGACCACCGGCCTGCTGCTGCTTCCGGGCGGCCTGATCCAGGGCATCGTCTCACCGATCATCGGCCGGTTGTACGACGCCGTTGGCCCCCGCCCGCTGGTGATCCCCGGTGCGCTGCTGGTCGCCGGCGGCCAGTGGTGGCTCTCCACCCTGAACGCCGAGACACCGCTGCCGCTGGTCGGCGGTATGTACGTGATGTTCTCCGTTGGCCTGGCGATGCTCATGACTCCGCTCATGACGGCGGCGCTCAGCGCCCTGCCCCGCAACCTCTACGGCCACGGCAGCGCCAGCCTGAACACGCTGCAGCAGCTCGCCGGCGCGGCGGGAACCGCGATCCTCGTTGCGGCCCTCACGGTGGGCGCCGCGACTGCCTCAGCCGGGGGAGCGGCGGAAGGAGCGGCCCAGGCGTCCGGCGCGCAGGCGGCGTTCGTCGTCGGCGGTGTGTTGGCGCTGGTGGGTGTTGTGATGTCGCCCTTCGTGCGGCGGGTAAAGGACAACGGGGCTCGCGGCTGA
- a CDS encoding 1-aminocyclopropane-1-carboxylate deaminase, with protein sequence MAITDFERYPLTFGPSPVHHLPRLSKHLGGAQLWAKREDVNSGLAFGGNKTRKLEYIVPDILAEGADTIVSIGGYQSNHTRQVAAVAAKLGLKALLVQENWVDWPDPLTDRVGNILLSRLMGADVRLDAAGFDIGIRDSWKDAVSEVEAAGGKPYAIPAGASEHKFGGLGFANWAHEVQQQEKEFGVFFDTIVVCTVTGSTHAGMIAGFAALEDAGGRPRRVLGIDASATLDKTRDQVARIARNTATLIGVERDLRDDEITVLEGWAGDLYGVPVDSTLEAMRLSASFEAMITDPVYEGKSMAGMIDLVASKDIPADSNVLYAHLGGQPALNAYSGLFRS encoded by the coding sequence ATGGCCATCACGGACTTCGAACGCTATCCGCTCACCTTCGGCCCCAGCCCGGTGCACCACTTGCCGCGGCTCAGCAAGCACCTCGGCGGCGCGCAGCTGTGGGCGAAGCGGGAGGACGTGAATTCGGGCCTCGCGTTCGGTGGCAACAAGACCCGCAAGCTCGAGTACATCGTCCCCGACATCCTCGCGGAGGGCGCGGACACCATCGTCTCCATCGGCGGCTACCAGTCCAACCACACCCGGCAGGTCGCTGCAGTCGCCGCGAAGCTCGGTCTGAAGGCGCTGCTGGTTCAAGAAAACTGGGTCGACTGGCCGGATCCGCTCACCGACCGCGTGGGCAACATCCTGCTCTCCCGGCTCATGGGCGCGGACGTGCGCCTCGATGCGGCCGGTTTCGACATCGGCATCCGCGACTCCTGGAAAGACGCCGTCTCCGAGGTGGAAGCAGCCGGTGGCAAGCCGTACGCCATTCCGGCCGGCGCTTCGGAGCACAAGTTCGGTGGACTGGGCTTCGCCAACTGGGCCCACGAGGTGCAGCAGCAGGAGAAGGAATTCGGCGTCTTCTTCGACACCATCGTGGTGTGCACGGTCACCGGCTCCACCCACGCCGGCATGATCGCCGGTTTCGCCGCTCTCGAGGACGCCGGCGGACGTCCCCGCCGCGTCCTCGGCATCGACGCCTCCGCCACCCTGGACAAGACCCGCGACCAGGTGGCGCGCATCGCCCGCAATACCGCCACCCTCATTGGCGTCGAACGCGACCTGCGCGATGATGAGATTACCGTCCTCGAAGGCTGGGCCGGCGACCTCTACGGCGTCCCCGTGGACTCCACGCTCGAAGCCATGCGCCTCAGCGCCTCATTCGAAGCGATGATCACCGACCCCGTCTACGAGGGCAAGTCCATGGCCGGCATGATCGATCTCGTCGCCAGCAAGGACATCCCGGCCGACAGTAATGTGCTCTACGCCCACCTCGGCGGCCAGCCAGCACTCAACGCCTACAGCGGCTTGTTCCGAAGCTAA
- a CDS encoding Fic family protein — MRPIEFPEFTFSSPLAKVIVDLERLRGDLGSGTTNPTVFIQLNALFQLMTSIMSARIEGNRTSIVDAIQGVALQGHRHGSSDAEGVKEIVQLQDAASFIDRVVEPGTPITHGLVRELHKIAVAGLDREGDKTPGSYRTSGVTIGGSQHVPPSHIAIQGDMSELLDFVNGPVDQSYDLLKTAIAHHRFVWIHPFGNGNGRVCRLFTYAMLVSLGFTAAAGYRTLNPTAVFGADRSSYYQHLEDADSLEPGAIVRWCTYLLEGMRNDLERLKRLSDNDFVVESLLRPAIRRAMDSGHLSVREAKALVIVAEKTEVKAADLEPAFPGSAAVRSQQIRRLLDRHMLSPVAEGKRTYQLVMAPGDLTPFIIRQLDQLGFLPTILRENFG; from the coding sequence ATGCGCCCCATTGAATTTCCGGAGTTCACGTTTAGCTCCCCGCTCGCCAAAGTGATTGTCGATCTGGAGCGCTTGCGCGGCGACCTCGGGTCAGGAACAACCAACCCTACGGTGTTCATTCAGCTCAATGCGCTGTTTCAGCTCATGACGAGCATTATGAGTGCACGAATCGAGGGCAACCGAACGTCAATAGTCGACGCAATCCAAGGCGTTGCCTTACAAGGACACCGTCACGGCAGTTCAGATGCCGAGGGGGTCAAGGAGATCGTGCAACTTCAAGACGCAGCGTCCTTCATTGACCGCGTTGTTGAGCCCGGCACTCCTATTACCCACGGTCTGGTTCGGGAACTGCACAAGATTGCAGTTGCGGGACTCGATCGTGAAGGAGACAAGACGCCTGGCTCCTACAGAACCAGTGGGGTGACGATCGGCGGATCGCAACACGTCCCGCCGTCTCATATCGCCATTCAGGGAGATATGAGTGAACTCCTTGACTTCGTTAATGGTCCTGTTGATCAGAGCTATGACCTATTGAAGACGGCCATTGCCCACCATCGCTTTGTCTGGATTCATCCGTTCGGAAACGGTAATGGCCGCGTCTGCCGGCTCTTCACCTACGCCATGCTGGTAAGTCTCGGTTTCACCGCAGCCGCCGGCTACCGCACGCTGAATCCGACCGCGGTCTTTGGTGCTGACAGGTCGTCGTACTACCAGCATCTTGAAGACGCGGATTCTTTGGAACCGGGTGCGATCGTCCGCTGGTGCACCTATTTGCTGGAAGGAATGCGAAACGATCTTGAGCGGCTGAAGCGCTTGAGCGACAACGACTTTGTAGTTGAAAGTCTGTTGCGTCCCGCGATTCGACGTGCGATGGATTCCGGGCATCTCTCTGTCCGCGAAGCTAAGGCCCTGGTGATCGTCGCAGAGAAGACAGAAGTGAAGGCTGCTGATCTTGAGCCCGCATTCCCAGGTTCGGCCGCCGTACGTAGCCAGCAGATCCGAAGGCTCCTCGATCGTCACATGCTTTCACCGGTCGCCGAGGGCAAACGGACGTACCAACTCGTGATGGCTCCGGGCGATCTGACTCCTTTCATTATCCGTCAACTCGATCAGCTCGGCTTCCTGCCAACGATCCTTCGGGAGAACTTCGGGTAG
- a CDS encoding DoxX family protein, producing the protein MNIALWIVAGALAIFFLAAGVTKTFQPIEKIVAQGLTWAEEKPGYARTAGTFEILGALGLILPGIFRIATFLIPAAAIGLALIMALSIAFHISRGEKGFTINIVALLLALFVAWGRSTEWAL; encoded by the coding sequence ATGAATATTGCGCTTTGGATCGTGGCCGGTGCGCTGGCAATCTTCTTCCTCGCTGCCGGTGTCACTAAAACCTTCCAACCGATCGAAAAAATCGTTGCGCAGGGACTCACCTGGGCGGAGGAAAAACCCGGCTATGCGCGCACCGCCGGCACGTTTGAAATTCTCGGCGCCCTCGGGCTGATCCTTCCCGGCATCTTCCGGATAGCAACGTTTCTGATCCCGGCGGCGGCCATCGGACTGGCGCTGATCATGGCCCTGTCGATCGCGTTCCACATCTCGCGCGGCGAGAAGGGCTTCACCATCAACATCGTGGCTCTGCTGCTCGCGTTATTCGTGGCCTGGGGACGCTCCACGGAGTGGGCCCTGTAA